Genomic segment of uncultured Methanobrevibacter sp.:
ATAAATTAAATATAATTTATGAAAAACTTATGGAGTTTAAAAAAGGTTTATTACAGCAAATCTTCACACAAAAATTAAAATTTATGTTTTGTAAAACACAAAATGCAAATACTCAAAATTTTCTTAAAAACAACACAGCACAATATCATAGAATCTCACTTAAAAAAACAATTTATAAATTAGAAGTTAAATTTCAAGTGATGGAATATTTAAAAATAGACTCTAAAGGAAATATAATAACTGGAACAAGTGTAATTTTAATAGCTTCACTTATATTAATTTTAATTTTTATTTTAACAAGCATGTACACTTTAGAAAATGAAAATACAGATTCAATAGCTAATGATAATCTTAAATATATTGTTAATGATTATAATAGAAATTTAGAAGTTTTATCACATGATTCAATAGCTGAAGTTACACAGGAAGTTTATCATGGAAAACATATATTTAATTCCAAAAAAGAAATTAAAAAAGTCTTAAATAAAAAATTAGATGATAAAAATAAAGAATATGAGGAAAAGTATGGTGTTTTGATATCTTCTAAAGTTTTATCTGTTGAAAATACAGATGATCCCTGCAATATTGAATTTACAACTTATTTAAAGGTTTCAAAAAATAAAGATAAATTTTCAGGTAATTTAAAAACCATAACATCTATTGAAGGATTAAGAGATCCTCTACCTTATGCTATTTTAACTCCATATACTGGAATTTGGCATGATGATAAAACAATCCATTATGGAGCTACTTTAACTGCTTATTTAACAGCACATGGTATAGATAAACCAGAAGGATATTTAGGTGCTACAAGTCCATTAATAATAAAAAAATGTCCTTATGACCCATATATTCATCATGGTGATGGAAATACATTGAAAAACTGTTTAAAAAATGGTTATTTTCATGAAAGCGCTGATGGTAGCTGTTATTTGTGTAGACTTGAAGGTAAAGGAGTTTGTCCTCATTATGGATTTGAAGTTTTTATTGTTCCACATGTAATAGGTGTTGAATATTCTGTTTCTGGTTCAGATCATGTTGTATTTCATGATAGATATCCTGGTCATAAGATAAATCCTTCAGATCCTACGGAATTATTTTTAGATGTTGCTCATAGAACAAAATATGGAGTATTAGTATAATGAATGAAAAGGGAAGTATTTCAAGTGAAATATTAATTGTATTAATTGTTATTTTGTTAATAATTGGAATAACTGCAAAATTTAGTGAAACAACATTGGAAAAAATAGCTGTATCTACAGAAAATGAAAATATTGAGTTATTACTTTCTCAAAGTGCAGATAATTTAGTTAATAATCTAGGAAGTGCAAACTGGGAAAAATATTTAGTAGGAACTCCAGGATTAGCTATTTCAAATGAAAATGAAGCAATAATTCCAAACAGTGTTTCTTATGATAAATTTTTAGTTTTAGGGGATAATTATAAAAAATTAGTTGATAAAAATATTTTTAATTCGAAAATTAAAACTTCAATGGAAATCATACCAAAAGAGAGTAGTATTTCAAGTGTAAAAATCGGTTCAGCTGAAGATACTAACAATATTTACAGTGTAAATAGACTGGTTAAATGTGATTTTTACAAAAAATATGTTATAAAAGACTTTCAAACAAAAGGAAAATGTAATCATGATCATGGAGATGATTATAGTTGTAATTATTTTAAGATATATAGAAGTTATTTGAAAAATAATGACTATTATTTATTAATAGATGATAATTCAACAGATAATTTAAAATGGTATATGGATAATACAAAAATAAAATCATTTATTGGAAAAAATGTTAACAGTGATAAAATTTATTTAAATCATGAAATAAATTTAAAATTTCCAGTTATTGATTTTAGTTCTATAATGTTTATTCATTTTAATAAAAAAGATGTTAAAGCTCTTTTAGTTAGTGTTCCGAAAGATTTTGATAAATCTAAGTTAGATTATGATTATTTCAGAACAAATAATTGTGAATTTATCTTAAAAGGATGGTATTAAATGAAAATAGCTCCTGTAATAATTAATGATACTGAAATAAGTATTAAACTGGATATTGAATCTGTAACACTTGTTGAAATTGGAATTAAAATATTATCAGGATCATATCCCTTATTATAGGATATAATAGAAATATAATAAACTAAAATCATCATGATAGGAATTAAAATAAATCCTGCAATTGAACTGATTAATATTATTTTATCAAAACCTATACCTATTAAATGCAAGACAATAGATGAAGATTCAGCGAGAATTCCTATAAATGGATACATTACAAGAGTTAATAATAATATAATTATAAAATTATGAATTGATTCACCTTCAGGTTTTTTAAGAGGTTCAATAAGACCATAATGTATACCTGAAGATAATCTTGCAGATAATATACTTACTAAACCACCACTTTCTCCTGAAAATAAAGGTACTAATGTAAGTAAGCTTGGATTTTTAAGTAGTGTTTCAAGTGAACTATTAAGAATTCCTCCTGCTGATACTCCTAAAATAGAACATACAATTAAAACTGGAGTTGACTGTTTTATAATTGTTTTATTTTCCTGTGAAGAATTATAACAATGAACCAAACTTAATAATACAATTGGAATTATAATTATAAAAACTATTTGTTCCAAGTATAAAACTGATTTTAAAGCAGAAATTATAAATATAGATATTACAATTGCAGGTAAAGTAAATAAATCTCCAACAGCTGCAACTAATGGAGTTGTAACATTATCTGGATCCCAACCATGTTTAAAACTTCTAAATGAAATAAACATAGTTACAGGTAGCATTATACCTACAGATATTATTCCAGCAATTAAGCTAATTAAAATAAAATCTACAAGACTCATTGCTTTGAATCCAAATATAAAACAGATAATTTTAGCAATAATAGCTAAAAATAAAGATAAACATAGAGTTAAGACAAATGAAGAGAATATATTGTTAATTAACTCTTCAGAGCGATTGAATTTTGGATCTATTATACCAATATGTAATGCAGTGGATAATCTAGATGCAAATGAACCAAATATATTTCCTCTCATTCCTATAGCTCCAGGAATAAGAACTAATAGTCCTGGGAAAGTTTCAAGGAAAATATTCATTTTTCCAAGAACTATACCTGCAATTAAATCTCCACAAGCACAGATTAATAAAGCTATAAAACTTTCTTTTAAAATATCATTATGTTCGTTTAGAAATGATGAAAAGGTAGAAAATGGACTGCGAATCTTCCTCTGTTTCATAAATATCACTACCTATCATCATTTTAACCACTTGTTTATTTAAATTTAATTTTAATCTTCTTCTAATTCATCAGGAATATCTTCAAGAGAACATGCACCAGATGCAAGTTTTTCTAAAAGATCTGCACCAGCTTCTGTACCTTTTAAAAGTAAAATATCATCTGGAAGTATTAAAGTATGTTTATCCGGACCATATATCCAAGAATCCCCACGTCTAATAGCTATAACTCTCATTCCAGTACGATTTACTAAAAGTAATTCCCCTAAAGTTTTATTAGCTAAATCTGAATCCAATGTTACTGAAAATCTAACAATCATAGAATTATCAGATTCAGACATTACCATTTTAAATACTGGGTGTGGTTTAAATCCAGTAATTACTAAATCAGCCAAATCTTTAGCAGCATTAGCTATACTTTCAGCAGCTTCAGCTACTTCTAAAAGAGCAGTTAATTTTTCAGCATCTTCATAAGAACGTGCTGCAACTAACGATTCTTTTTTAATTTCATAATTCATTGAATTTACTTTATTTTCAAGTTTTAAAACTTCTTCAGCAGCATCTTTACTATTAAATAAAACAGCTGAATAAGCTAAATCAACCATCAATTCCGACATATTCTTCATTTCAATTAAAATATTTTTAATTGACATCTATATTACCTCTAAAGATCATAAGGATTATTTTTTAATAAACAAGCTCGTCTAAGTTTTAATAATGTTTTTTTCTTAGTTTTTAAATCATTTACATCCTCTAAAATTTCTTCTAAAGGATTCCTTAGACATTCTACAGACTTTTTTTCATGAACCCACATGCATTCTTTACAATTCCAAACATTTTTACCTTTTATCCATTCTCCACCAGTTGAGCTGTCTCCACAAGGATAAAATGGACAATAACAAAAATCACAGTATTGACCATCATAATGGCATGGGTAAAATTCACAGTCTCTATTTGGTCCATGAGAAATTTCTCCATTTAAAAATTTCTCATAATGATTACTAGAAAGAGGATGTATTTTAGACCTAATTACATATCCTCTTGGAGTAATTAATTTAGAGTCTTGCATATAAGTTAAATCATTCCCAACAATTAAAGTACAAGACATATTAACCATGTCTTCAGTTAAATCTTTAATTTTAACAATAGTCTCTTTTGCAGGTTCATAAGTACTATCTACAATTCCTATTAATGCATTTTCACCCTTAACTTTTAAAACAGTTTTAACAAACCTTCTAAAAGGTTCTTTACGTGTTTTACTAATAGGATTATAAATTGCTATAATTAAATTAGCTTTTAGGGCAAATTCTAATTTTTTTTCTATTTCAGATAATGGAGTTAAAATATTACTTAAACTAATATTTGCATAATCATTTAAAGGAGCTCCAAGTTTATCTGCTGCATAATTAGCTGCAGATACTCCCGGATAAATTTTAACTTCAATATCTTCTTTATACTTACTAATAATTTGATATAAAACATTTGCCATTCCAAAGACACCAGGATCTCCGGAACTTATTAATGAAACTGTTTGGCCATCTAAACTTTTATTAATAGCTAATTCTGCTCTAGCTATCTCATCACCCATTCCTTTTTTTATAATTTCCTTATCAGAAACTAAATCAGCAATTTGAGCTACATATTTTTTATATCCTACAATAACATCAGATTCTTCAATAGCTTTAATTGCCCCTAAGGTCATGTTCTCTCTATTTTGACCAATTCCAATTACATTAATCATATAACCATCTCAGTATAATTTTAAAATAGACTGTATAGTGATAGAATCAGGATCAACTACCAAATTCCCACTTTTAAATGTTGCATTACCCTGTGCTACAATCTTGTAAGACGGGTCCTGACTAATTACAATTTGTGAGGAATTTGAAGCAGGTGATGCATAACCTAAAGCTTCAATAGTTACATTTAATTCTTCATTATCAGTATCATCATAAGTTGTGACATTCATTGAATCAATATTAACTCCATCTACCTTTGACAAATCCTCCAGTGAATGAGCAACATCCTTTTTATTAGATATGTTCACATTAGTTGGATCTTTAACTAAAGCATTGTTAACATTGTCAGAATTAAATATACCAGTAATCTTTGAAATCTGCATATCAATTAACCCTTGAATATCAGGAGCTTCTGCAGCAACAATAGTATATGAACTAAAGAGCCCTACTTCAAAAAATACTACAAATAGTACAACGACTAGTATTATTCTAAGTGCTTTTGTCATTTTATCACATTACTTTTTTATTTCTGTATGTAACAGAAATATTAATGATTTAATTATATGTTTAATATATAATAAAAGTAACTACTATTTATAATATTAAAGTTTATTAACATAGAAAATAAAAATTTTAATTAACATGACTAATAAAATTTTATTAAAATTTGCAAAAAAGGGAATTAATTTATCACCAGAAGCATATAATAAAGTTCTTGAAGCTGAAAATCCTTTAGAATTAACATCTTCATTAATTGTTAAATTAAAAGGAGGTGAATTTAAATCTAAGGACTTAGTTTCAGTTAGTGGTCAAACTATTGATGAAATAATGGGAAATAGTAAAATTGAAGAATCAACTACAAGACCCCCATTAACACAAAAAGAACCTGAAAAAACACCTAGCATCAGTGAATTTAAAAAGAAAACAGATGTTAAAGAAAAATATGTTAACAAAGAAAATGCTGAAGCTTTAGAAACTGTAGAAAATAAAAAAGTTAAATTTAAAAGAAATTTAACTAAAACTAATGTGCATTATGACTTTGAAATTATACAAGACACTAGTAAAAAATCATACACCAGTGGGGAACTTGAAAATTTAATTGCATATTTCAAAAGCAGATATGAAAAACTATCTAAAATTTTAGTTAAAAGACCTGAACTTAAAAATTACACTAAAGTAGCTGATATTGAAGAAGGACAAACAAATTTAAGTCTTATTTTAATGGTTAGAGAAATCAGATCTACTAAAAATGGCCATAAACTTATTGAATTTGAAGATGATACTGGAACTATCCCTATTTTATTTTCAAATAAAAATGAAGAAGTTTTTAAAGAAGCTGAAAAATTAGTTAAAGATGAAGTTATTGGTGTAATTGCTGATAAAAATGGGGATTTGGCTATTGGAAATGATATTATAAATCCTGGTGTTATGAGAATACCTAAAAAAGAAATGGACTTTAGTATTGTATTTTTATCTGATGTTCACATTGGAAGTTTAACTTTCCTTGAAGATGCTTTTAGTAGATTTATAGACTGGATTAACTGTGAATTTGGAAATGAAGAACAAGTAAAAATAGCTGAAAGTGTTAAATATCTTGTTATTGGTGGAGATATTGTAGATGGTATTGGTGTATATCCAAACCAGGAAAAAGAA
This window contains:
- a CDS encoding DNA-directed DNA polymerase II small subunit, whose protein sequence is MTNKILLKFAKKGINLSPEAYNKVLEAENPLELTSSLIVKLKGGEFKSKDLVSVSGQTIDEIMGNSKIEESTTRPPLTQKEPEKTPSISEFKKKTDVKEKYVNKENAEALETVENKKVKFKRNLTKTNVHYDFEIIQDTSKKSYTSGELENLIAYFKSRYEKLSKILVKRPELKNYTKVADIEEGQTNLSLILMVREIRSTKNGHKLIEFEDDTGTIPILFSNKNEEVFKEAEKLVKDEVIGVIADKNGDLAIGNDIINPGVMRIPKKEMDFSIVFLSDVHIGSLTFLEDAFSRFIDWINCEFGNEEQVKIAESVKYLVIGGDIVDGIGVYPNQEKELAIKDITQQYNEAARFLGNIRSDIKIIIAPGNHDASRVAEPQPAVPEEYANALYELDNVEFISNPGVVSLDGINVLIYHGRSFDDLVMAVKEFTHEKNDLLMEELLKKRHLAPIYGERTPLASELEDYLVIDEVPDVFHTGHVHINTHRKFNGIHLINSGTFQTQTEFQKIYNIEPTPAEVPVLYKGQYKCLKFI
- a CDS encoding magnesium transporter, with amino-acid sequence MKQRKIRSPFSTFSSFLNEHNDILKESFIALLICACGDLIAGIVLGKMNIFLETFPGLLVLIPGAIGMRGNIFGSFASRLSTALHIGIIDPKFNRSEELINNIFSSFVLTLCLSLFLAIIAKIICFIFGFKAMSLVDFILISLIAGIISVGIMLPVTMFISFRSFKHGWDPDNVTTPLVAAVGDLFTLPAIVISIFIISALKSVLYLEQIVFIIIIPIVLLSLVHCYNSSQENKTIIKQSTPVLIVCSILGVSAGGILNSSLETLLKNPSLLTLVPLFSGESGGLVSILSARLSSGIHYGLIEPLKKPEGESIHNFIIILLLTLVMYPFIGILAESSSIVLHLIGIGFDKIILISSIAGFILIPIMMILVYYISIISYNKGYDPDNILIPISTSVTDSISSLILISVSLIITGAIFI
- a CDS encoding potassium channel family protein; the protein is MSIKNILIEMKNMSELMVDLAYSAVLFNSKDAAEEVLKLENKVNSMNYEIKKESLVAARSYEDAEKLTALLEVAEAAESIANAAKDLADLVITGFKPHPVFKMVMSESDNSMIVRFSVTLDSDLANKTLGELLLVNRTGMRVIAIRRGDSWIYGPDKHTLILPDDILLLKGTEAGADLLEKLASGACSLEDIPDELEED
- the cobJ gene encoding precorrin-3B C(17)-methyltransferase: MINVIGIGQNRENMTLGAIKAIEESDVIVGYKKYVAQIADLVSDKEIIKKGMGDEIARAELAINKSLDGQTVSLISSGDPGVFGMANVLYQIISKYKEDIEVKIYPGVSAANYAADKLGAPLNDYANISLSNILTPLSEIEKKLEFALKANLIIAIYNPISKTRKEPFRRFVKTVLKVKGENALIGIVDSTYEPAKETIVKIKDLTEDMVNMSCTLIVGNDLTYMQDSKLITPRGYVIRSKIHPLSSNHYEKFLNGEISHGPNRDCEFYPCHYDGQYCDFCYCPFYPCGDSSTGGEWIKGKNVWNCKECMWVHEKKSVECLRNPLEEILEDVNDLKTKKKTLLKLRRACLLKNNPYDL